The Tubulanus polymorphus chromosome 4, tnTubPoly1.2, whole genome shotgun sequence genomic interval CTGAATTTAAAGCAATCAAACAATATACTTTCGTACAAATAGATCTATAAATAATGTGAATACAATTTAAATAGTTTTGGGAAGTCACAGCCGTTTTTCTTAAAAATCACTGCCTCCGAATACACCAGTCATTGAGAGGAGATTTCCGAAGCTATCATTCATTCTGATATCATGACACGAATATTGTTGTTCGgaaagtttttaaaaagttgGCAAACAAGATTTCAGCTTTACTcagatttcaaatatattcagatGATAACCACGTGAAAACATATCGTGACACAATATCTATTTATACATGATGTTTCTCAAATACATTTCACAGTCACTGATGCCACGATAATGTTTTCTGGTGCTGTTTTTACAATAGAATCGATAAGAATGTTCAATACCTCATTAAGGGCTACTAATGTGACACGTTTAAAATTCGGCCTTCAAGCGAGGTGATTAATTAAAATGATGAGTGGGCTGGTGAATTTAATTTAATGTGGCGGAAACAATTTGACAGCCGATTAGCTACAGTCATTAAATAACTGATAAAAACGGTTGTCAacataaaatacaaatattcaaCAAAACATTATCGATATGGGTGACATGTGAATAAATAGATGTTATGGATAAATAAGAATACGAGATCTTCGTTCCTTTGATTTCATCTGCTGTATTTGGAGGAATTAAACGATGTTTGCGGCTGTGCTTTGTGCCGTTTTCTTAGCCGTTACTGTCCACGGACAGGTAAAAAATGCTATattttactgtaaataaaataagaaaaattatcatatacttcaatattttctggTTTAATAGTGGAAAACGAAGGTCGAGAAATTAATTACAGTTATTTTTATATTGTCTTCGTTTTCAAGGACTCGGAATTTGAAAAGTATAAACGTAAGTGAATCGTAATACCTATTTGTAAATAGCTTCGAAACATTCTTTTATAATCAAACCGGTAtcttttaaatattcattCGAAACACGAATAGAGGAAAATCCGATGGAGTTTTCTGGCAAATATCAAGGCGACATCGACATATCGAGCAGTGGAGCGGTAAGCATAGAAATTCATCTAACatataagaaatgaattttaatggGTTTTCTTTGTAAGATATATCTAATGTTTGTCATAAGTAGAGTCGCAAACAATATTCTGGTTAACAGAATTGAATGATCAGGCTAAGGGTTTGATTTCACTTTTATCCGCGTTAgttagaaaatgtaaaaagaaACATGAAACGAAATGGACCATTTTCTTCACAAAAATATTGGGTGATTCGAATTTCAGTTCCGTAATGCTCTGGTCGGCGCGCGTCTATGGTACAACAACGTCGTTATCTATGACGACAAGCAGATGAGTAAGTTCTATGTCGATAGGTGAAGCCAATGACAATGTCGTGAAATGTGTGTGCATTTATATCTCTACCGCGTGATTGCAGGTCCGTACGGTCAGGATATGATACGACGAGCTTTGAATGAGATAACGCAGAGTACCGGAGGATGCATCAGATTTAAACGTAGAACCTCGGCAAATCAGCAAAATtttgttaatattttcagCGGAGACGGGTACGTGGCACAATTATTTGTCTATGTTAGATTATGAGATAATATAGGACACTCGTGTCATTTTGTGAAGTGGTGTTTATGGCAGCATCGTATATAAAGAACTAAAACCAaccatatttcaattttatcataaatataaatgtcTCTCAAACGTCCATAAAATTTCAAGGGTATCGATCATACGTACTTATCTGAGAACGTtgttgataatatagtatatacGCTGGACGACTGATGAAGTTAAAGTAAAAACCTTGATTTACTCGAACAGGCCTTTTGTCTAACTCGGGCAAGAATAAAATCGATGACGCCCGTTCTTATTTTTCCTGTCTCAAACTGAAACTTCGCTTACCTCACGGTGACCGTTTGTCCGACTTAGACGACGTTTACCTTATATTCGAAGAACAATGTAACTATTCGATCTACATTTTGTTCTCTTCTCTCAAGTTGTTACTCGCAAGTCGGTATGGTCGGTGGTGCTCAGAAGATGTCGCTGAATGAACAGGGCTGCGTTCATAGTGTTGGTACAATTCAACACGAGTTTCTGCACGCACTCGGATTCATGCATGAGCAATGTAGATCCGACCGGGATAGATACCTTCGAATCAACTG includes:
- the LOC141904135 gene encoding hatching enzyme 1.2-like, coding for MFAAVLCAVFLAVTVHGQDSEFEKYKQENPMEFSGKYQGDIDISSSGAFRNALVGARLWYNNVVIYDDKQMSPYGQDMIRRALNEITQSTGGCIRFKRRTSANQQNFVNIFSGDGCYSQVGMVGGAQKMSLNEQGCVHSVGTIQHEFLHALGFMHEQCRSDRDRYLRINWDNIQRNMAFNFDKANTNNQDSRYTYASIMHYGKFAFSANGRPTMVPVQAGAQIGTRKLHNVDIKRLKILYGC